Genomic DNA from Enterococcus saccharolyticus subsp. saccharolyticus:
AAGGCGCACAATTAAAAGGACGTAATGATTTAGTTATTAATGACATGAAATTCTCAGGTAATGCGATGTACGCTACAAATGGTCGGATGTTTGCTCATGGAACAATCATGTTTGACAGCGATGTAAATGAAGTTGTGAACTCATTGAAAGTACGTAAAGATAAAATTGAATCAAAAGGGATTAAATCGATTCGTTCACGTGTTACGAATATTAAACCTTTCTTGCCGAAAGAAAATCAAGACATGACAACTGAAGAATTCAGTCAAGAAATCTTATTGAAAATCTTTGGTGTTGATTCGGTGGATGATATTAAAACATATACATTAACGGATGATGACTGGAAAAAAGTAAAAGCAATCTCTGAAAAATATTATGCAAACTGGGATTGGAACTACGGTAAGTCACCTGCTTTTGATATTGAACGTCGTAAACGATTCCCAATCGGTTCAATTGAAGTCCGTTTAAATGTTGCAGAAGGTAACATTACTGATGCAAAAATTTATGGTGATTTCTTCGGTTTAGGAGAAGTAAAAGACGTAGAAGATGCTCTAGTAGGAACAAAATATGAAAAAAATGCGTTAAAAGAAGCGGTTGATGCGATTGATGTGAAAAAATATTTTGGGAACATTGAAACAGCCGATTTATTTGAATTAATTTACTAATCTTGAAAATCTGCAAGAACAATTTTGTTGTTGCAGATTTTTTTATGGGAGGAAATTTCAATGGTAACAATCAATCAGAAGGCTATTTTTCCAATTGGTTTGGGGACTTGGCATATGGGGGATGATCCTCAAAAAAGAACACAAGAAATTCAAGCGTTGCGTGCTGGTTTAGATTATGGCGCAACAGTCATCGATACGGCGGAAATGTATGGTGAAGGCAATGCGGAACGTTTGGTTGGAGAAGCGATTCAACCTTATCATCGCGAAGACCTTTATTTGATTTCGAAAGTATATCCATGGCATGCTTCTCGTGAGCAATTGCCGATTTGTTTAGATCATAGTTTACAACGACTAGGGACAGACTATTTGGATATGTATTTACTTCATTGGCGTGGCAACATTCCCTTGGTTGAAACGGTTGAAGCGTTAGAAAAAGCGAAACAAGCAGGCAAAATTCGTGCGTGGGGTGTTTCTAATTTTGACGTAGCTGATATGGAAGAGTTAATGCGGGTGACAAATGGACAAAATTGTCAAACGAATCAAGTTTTATATAATTTGAGTGAGCGCGGAATTGAGTTTGACTTATTACCATATATGCAGCAACACCAACTGCCATTAATTGCTTATTCACCGATTGCACAAGGTGATAGCTTAGGTGGACATTTAACCGAGCAACGTGTCTTACAAGAAATTGCGCACCAGCATCAAGTAGATATTTTTCAAGTTATCTTAGCTTGGTGTATCCGCGATGGACAAACGCTTGCGATTCCTCAATCTAGTAGTGTGGCACATACGATTAGCAATATTCAAGCAGGACATCTTCAACTAACGGAGGAAGAATTGGCACTAATTGATGCTTTGTATCCCGCACCAACGAATAAACAGCCTTTAGCTATATTATAAGAAAGACCTTTCAATCGTCTCATGAAGATGATTTGAAAGGTTTTTTTGGAATATCGTTTTTTTTTTCAGAGAGTTAAGCTAACTTTAAGTTAAGTGACATATAGTAAACACAGTACTAAGAACGAATACATGACAGAAAAAAGGAGGGAATTATAATGGAGGCAAAGGAACGTTCTGCTTTGAAATTAATTTTTGTAACAGCCCTCGCATTTTCGACAATGGGCTTACTCGCAACGAAAAAAAGACACGTCATAATTTATAGAAGATAAGGAGAAACGAATATGAATAAGCGTAAAAAAGGATTAACCGCAGCTACTTTAGCACTTGCAGTAACAGTGATTGCCGCTTGCAGTCAAACAGAAAGTAGTCAAGCAGAGTCCGCTGCATTAGAAACAAATACCAGTATTGTAGCTACGACATCAACCTCTACCGCGACAACTGAAACACTCGTACAAACTAAAACGAGTGATACTGCTGACGTCGATTGGGATGCTTTGGAAACGACAGAAGTTGACTTAACCGATGAAGGGTTAAACATTACTGAAGCTGGTACGTACATTTTGAGTGGTGAAACCACTGGTCAAGTGACCGTTAATACAGAAGGCAATGTACGAATTATTTTAAACAATGCAACCATTACAAGCAGTGAAGGAGCAGCTATCTCAATTGAAAATGCAGAAAAAACAGTTTTAGAATTAGCAGATGGCACAACCAATACAGTCGAAGATGCGGCGACACGTAGTGATGAAGAAATTGATGGAGCGATCTACTCATCAGATGATATGATAATTACAGGTCAAGGAATATTGAACGTCACAGCCAATTTTGAAGACGGAATTGTAGGTAAAGATGACTTATGGATTGAATCGGGTACTATTAATGTTACGAGCGTAGATGGTGGGATTCGAGGCAAAGATTCCTTAACCGTTTCTGGTGGAGCCTTGACTATTGATGCAGGTGGCGATGGCATCAAATCAAGCAATGACACAGATTTAGGAAAAGGTCAGTTAACCATTAGTGGTGGTGAAATCACCATTACTTCAGGAGATGATGCGGTTAAAGCAGAGCAAAATATCTGGATTACAGGAGGAACTTTAGATATTGAGACTAGTGTAGAAGGTATTGAAGCACCTGTGATTGTTATTGATGATGGGGATGTGACTATCTACGCAACAGATGATGGTATCAACGCTTCTGCCTCTGAGATTATCACAACTGATTTAAGTTTAACTATTAATGGTGGCAATGTGATTGTAGAAGTCGGCCAAGGAGATACTGATGCGTTAGACAGTAACGGCGATTTGACTATTGCTGGCGGTGTGGTGACTTTAACCGCCCAATCTGCAGTCGACTATGATGGCACAGGCAGCTTTACTGGTGGAACCTTAATTGTGAATGGTGAAACGCTAACAGATTTACCAGAAGGTGGCATGATGGGTGGCCCTGGAGGTAATATGGGTGGCGGACCTGGCGGCAATGGAAACCCCTAATATAAAAAGAAACTGGAAACCGTATAGATAGTCTCAATGAATCAAAAATAGCGAGTCAAATTCTTTTTCAAGATGTTGACTCGCTATTTTTTTGATTCCTTATCCTTTTTTATAAATAATTCTTAGGAACGACCAAATAATCCACTACGTCTTTATCTTTAGTGTAGTCAATCGAAACGTTGTAATCTTTAGAGAAATACTCGTCATATTTTCTTTATGAATATCTCCTCCTCAGTCAATAATAAAATAAGCGAATGCGTTTTGCGGTTTTGCTCTAGATAGTAGTACATCCATAGCAATTAACTGCTACTAAGTACATTTTAGATGTACAAAATAGCGTTCTGTGTATGGCATCGAAATAAAATCATGTAACAAAGCATCCGCTGATTCAGTTTTTTTACCATTAAAATTAGAAATTAACCTGTCAGATTGGATTTTATTCTGGTATTTTTTAGAGAAAATAGTATAATTAAGCTTATTAATCGCTATAATAAGCTTAATTATAGAAAGGAAAGAGAATGAGTCCACAATTAGCGAGGGAAAATTTTTTTGTTTTCGTTTTAAATCAAATAAAAAATGAAACAGTCAAAAGCAAAGAAGAAACACAGTTACAGCAGTTGCTTTTAGAAATTGGTGAAGAGTTACTTCAAGCAGGAACAATCAATGAATTGTTAATTGAAAAAACAAATCAAACGTTACAAAAGCGCCATTACTTTGATTTACATGCGCAATTTCATGCAGGGGAGTTAATCGTTACTTCACAATTTTCACCTTCTTTAAGTAAGTTTGATCGTAATTGTATTGAAGCTATCGTGAGTGTCTTAGAAGCTTTAGAACAAGGGCCTATTGAAATGAAACGTTGCGAGCAATGCAGTGAGTGGTTTCTGCCTTATAAGCGAGCGAAAGTTTCGAAATTTTGTAGTAAAAAATGTCGCAATCGTGCCAATTACCTAATCAATAAGGAGAAAAACAATGACCATCATTAAATCAGAACGTGAATTAGACTTAATGCGTAAAGCTGGAAAAATTGTCGCTGAATGTCATCAATTAGTTCGTGAAATTATACGCCCAGGAATCACCACTTTAGAAATTGATGCAGTCGTCGAAAAAACAATTCGTGAGAAAGGAGCAATTCCTAGTTTTATCAATCATCATGATTTTTCGTATTCGATTTGTTCTGCACCAAATGATGTGATTTGTCATGGCTTTCCAGATAACCAACCATTGAAAGAAGGCGATGTGATTACCATTGATATTGGTGCATGTTATCAAGGTTATCATGGTGATTCTGGTTGGACATATGCAGTTGGGACAGTGAGTGAAGACATTCAGATGATAATGGAACATTGCGAAAGAAGTCTCTACTTAGGTATTCAAGAAGCAGTAGCAGGGCAACGAATTGGAGATATTGGGTACGTGATTGATCATTATGCAAGAGAACACCATTATGGCAATGTGTATGACTTTACCGGACATGGTGTTGGTCGAGAAATTTGGGAAGAGCCTACTGTTCCACATTATGGCATTCGTAACAAAGGTGCCCGATTGAAAAAAGGAATGGTAATTGCTATTGAACCTATGTTTACTTTAGGAAAAACGGCAAATTATACGGAGGACGATGGCTGGACAGTTCGAACAGTGGATCATTCGATTTGTGTGCAATATGAACATACAGTTGCTATTACAGAAAATGGGCCAGAAATTCTGACGAAATTATAAAAAAGAAGCAAAATCATTCGTGATTTTGCTTCTTTTCTTATTAATAAGCGCGAGCAATCCATACAGTATGTTTTGCTGGTTTACCGCTCACAATATCCACTGTTTTTTCCATTGGAACGTCAAATGGAATGTTACGTGTAGTGAAGCCAGTTTCTTCTTTGATTTTGGCTTCTGTTTCTTCTGATCCATCCCAACCAATTAGGACAAAACCAGTTACTTTATCTTCTGCTTTACAGTTTTCAATGTGTGCTTTTAAGTCATCTAAGGTTTCGATGTCATAATGTTCATTTTCTTTATTACGTGCACGTGCTGCTTCCAATAAGCGGTTTGGCATAATTGCTAATTGTTCTTTCACGTAGGTTGTTAATTCTTCAAAGCTGACTTTTTCTTTATCTGAAAGGTCACGAACTTTGACCATGACATGACCGTTTTCTAAGTCACGAGGACCACATTCGATGCGGACGCAGGCACCTTTTAATTCCCATTCGTTGAATTTATAACCTGGTGAATTGTCGCTATCATCTAAGCGTACACGGAAACCTTCCGCTTTGAATGCAGCAAAAATTTCATCTAATTTTTCCATAATTGCTGGATTTTTCTTCCAAGGACCAACTGGCATTAAGACAATTTGTGTTGGGGCAATTGTTGGTGGGAAGACTAAACCATTTTCATCCCCATGAGTCATGATTAATGAACCTAATAAACGTGTTGAAACGCCCCATGACGTAGTGTGTGCATGAACGTGTTTATTTTCTTTATTTAGATATGTGATGTCAAAAGCTTCGGCAAATTTTGTCCCCATGTAATGAGAAGTTCCGGCTTGTACAGCTTTTCCATCTTTCATCATTGCTTCGATTGAATACGTTTCTTCTGCACCGGCAAAACGTTCAGACGGTGTTTTTTCACCTTTATAGACAGGGATTGCTAGAAACTCTTCGCATAAACGTGCGTATTCATCTAAAACACGTAACGTACGTTTGCGCGCATCGTCAGCATCAGCGTGTGCAGTATGTCCTTCTTGCCATAAAAATTCAGACGTACGTAAGAACGGTAAAGTTTTCTTTTCCCAGCGGAAGACGTTAGCCCATTGGTTAATTTCGTAAGGTAAATCACGGTAAGAATTAATCCAATCAGAAAAAGCTGTTCCAATCATCGTTTCAGAAGTTGGACGCAATGCTAAAGGTTCTTCTAATTTTTCATCACCAACTTCAGTGACCCAAGGAAGTTCTGGAGCGAAACCTTCGATATGGTCAGCTTCTTTCATAAAGAAACTTTTTGGAATTAACATTGGGAAATAGGCGTTACGAATTCCTTCGCTACGGAGAAACTTATTGAACTCCTCTTGAATGTGTTCCCATAATTCAAAACCATCGGGACGGAAGATGATTGAGC
This window encodes:
- the proS gene encoding proline--tRNA ligase gives rise to the protein MAEQKNDFTEWYLQTVQKAELMSYSPVRGSIIFRPDGFELWEHIQEEFNKFLRSEGIRNAYFPMLIPKSFFMKEADHIEGFAPELPWVTEVGDEKLEEPLALRPTSETMIGTAFSDWINSYRDLPYEINQWANVFRWEKKTLPFLRTSEFLWQEGHTAHADADDARKRTLRVLDEYARLCEEFLAIPVYKGEKTPSERFAGAEETYSIEAMMKDGKAVQAGTSHYMGTKFAEAFDITYLNKENKHVHAHTTSWGVSTRLLGSLIMTHGDENGLVFPPTIAPTQIVLMPVGPWKKNPAIMEKLDEIFAAFKAEGFRVRLDDSDNSPGYKFNEWELKGACVRIECGPRDLENGHVMVKVRDLSDKEKVSFEELTTYVKEQLAIMPNRLLEAARARNKENEHYDIETLDDLKAHIENCKAEDKVTGFVLIGWDGSEETEAKIKEETGFTTRNIPFDVPMEKTVDIVSGKPAKHTVWIARAY
- a CDS encoding lipoate--protein ligase, which encodes MIFVPNDLRDPRVNLAIETFLLQEMAIDEPILLFYINEPSIIIGRNQNTIEEINKEYVDEKGIHVVRRFSGGGAVYHDEGNLNFSFIMPDDGDSFRDFEKVTKPIIQALHDMGVEGAQLKGRNDLVINDMKFSGNAMYATNGRMFAHGTIMFDSDVNEVVNSLKVRKDKIESKGIKSIRSRVTNIKPFLPKENQDMTTEEFSQEILLKIFGVDSVDDIKTYTLTDDDWKKVKAISEKYYANWDWNYGKSPAFDIERRKRFPIGSIEVRLNVAEGNITDAKIYGDFFGLGEVKDVEDALVGTKYEKNALKEAVDAIDVKKYFGNIETADLFELIY
- the map gene encoding type I methionyl aminopeptidase, coding for MTIIKSERELDLMRKAGKIVAECHQLVREIIRPGITTLEIDAVVEKTIREKGAIPSFINHHDFSYSICSAPNDVICHGFPDNQPLKEGDVITIDIGACYQGYHGDSGWTYAVGTVSEDIQMIMEHCERSLYLGIQEAVAGQRIGDIGYVIDHYAREHHYGNVYDFTGHGVGREIWEEPTVPHYGIRNKGARLKKGMVIAIEPMFTLGKTANYTEDDGWTVRTVDHSICVQYEHTVAITENGPEILTKL
- a CDS encoding carbohydrate-binding domain-containing protein, whose product is MNKRKKGLTAATLALAVTVIAACSQTESSQAESAALETNTSIVATTSTSTATTETLVQTKTSDTADVDWDALETTEVDLTDEGLNITEAGTYILSGETTGQVTVNTEGNVRIILNNATITSSEGAAISIENAEKTVLELADGTTNTVEDAATRSDEEIDGAIYSSDDMIITGQGILNVTANFEDGIVGKDDLWIESGTINVTSVDGGIRGKDSLTVSGGALTIDAGGDGIKSSNDTDLGKGQLTISGGEITITSGDDAVKAEQNIWITGGTLDIETSVEGIEAPVIVIDDGDVTIYATDDGINASASEIITTDLSLTINGGNVIVEVGQGDTDALDSNGDLTIAGGVVTLTAQSAVDYDGTGSFTGGTLIVNGETLTDLPEGGMMGGPGGNMGGGPGGNGNP
- a CDS encoding aldo/keto reductase, with protein sequence MVTINQKAIFPIGLGTWHMGDDPQKRTQEIQALRAGLDYGATVIDTAEMYGEGNAERLVGEAIQPYHREDLYLISKVYPWHASREQLPICLDHSLQRLGTDYLDMYLLHWRGNIPLVETVEALEKAKQAGKIRAWGVSNFDVADMEELMRVTNGQNCQTNQVLYNLSERGIEFDLLPYMQQHQLPLIAYSPIAQGDSLGGHLTEQRVLQEIAHQHQVDIFQVILAWCIRDGQTLAIPQSSSVAHTISNIQAGHLQLTEEELALIDALYPAPTNKQPLAIL